Proteins found in one Candidatus Bathyarchaeia archaeon genomic segment:
- a CDS encoding aldo/keto reductase: protein MVALLQKRRLGRTNLWTSIIGFGGTWISELNIDEAMKVIHRAYELGINYFDTAKLDGDSEEKLGIALEEVREKVIIATKTGSRTSKEAFEDVKCSLRRLKTERLDIIQLHGIDDEKTLKKAMGPEGSLEACKRARAMGLVDYIGITGHKPHILLKAIETNEFDTVLVPINIVTRQALEELVPFAKSMDIGVAAMKPFFAKTSNLITCLYKPSLHLISDEPELKDLLGEDKFSMVRTALRFVLAQDVSVVVTGFRSVDEVEMAVKVGEEFKGLTKSEEEKFSVHFNEYYCRDCGLCLPCPSDLNVPAILRFYMLSSNYGLKKWAGKLYKGLEVGIDKCNECGECELKCPYKLPIIGMLKKAKMNLESDDQTKQQKF, encoded by the coding sequence ATGGTGGCGCTTTTGCAAAAACGAAGGCTCGGTAGAACGAATCTTTGGACTTCTATCATAGGTTTTGGCGGAACATGGATATCTGAGCTAAACATTGATGAGGCGATGAAAGTTATTCATAGAGCTTATGAACTTGGCATCAACTATTTTGACACCGCGAAATTGGATGGGGACAGCGAGGAAAAATTGGGGATAGCCTTGGAAGAGGTAAGAGAAAAAGTGATTATAGCTACTAAAACCGGCTCGAGAACTAGCAAGGAGGCTTTTGAGGATGTAAAATGTAGTTTACGTCGACTAAAAACAGAGAGGCTTGACATCATTCAGCTTCATGGGATAGATGATGAAAAAACACTTAAGAAAGCTATGGGCCCAGAGGGTTCTTTGGAGGCATGCAAAAGGGCGAGGGCCATGGGACTAGTTGATTATATAGGTATTACTGGACATAAACCCCACATCTTACTCAAAGCTATTGAAACAAATGAGTTTGACACGGTGCTTGTGCCCATTAACATAGTTACGAGACAAGCTTTAGAAGAGCTTGTGCCATTTGCAAAGAGCATGGATATCGGTGTCGCAGCGATGAAACCATTTTTCGCAAAAACATCAAACTTGATAACTTGTTTATACAAACCTTCCTTACATTTAATTTCCGATGAACCTGAACTGAAAGACCTTCTAGGTGAAGATAAATTTTCAATGGTGCGGACCGCTCTAAGGTTTGTTCTAGCGCAGGATGTTTCCGTGGTTGTAACAGGTTTTAGATCAGTTGATGAAGTAGAAATGGCTGTTAAGGTAGGAGAAGAATTCAAAGGGCTAACAAAAAGTGAAGAGGAAAAATTCAGTGTTCATTTTAATGAGTATTATTGCAGGGATTGCGGTCTCTGCTTACCGTGTCCCAGCGATTTAAATGTTCCAGCCATACTCAGATTTTATATGCTCTCATCAAATTATGGCTTGAAAAAATGGGCTGGGAAACTATACAAAGGTCTTGAAGTCGGAATTGATAAATGCAATGAATGTGGCGAATGCGAACTAAAATGCCCATATAAACTACCTATCATAGGCATGCTTAAGAAGGCAAAAATGAATTTGGAGTCTGATGATCAAACGAAACAACAAAAATTCTGA
- a CDS encoding histidinol-phosphate transaminase has product MNMHIHPRQHGGDVWSLSRKYKIPLEKIIDFSAPINCLGPSPRAVRAIKKFADIVKFYPDQNPMELKSDVCDYVKKISPDNVILGNGSMELIYLFVEVFAHGQEVLIPTPSFTEYEKASLVASAKPKQVCILPDFSLKTEVFKRRIRADTRLMFICNPHSPSGQLFSKESILDLVDFCIKRDVYVIVDENYIDFVDPIEDYTLAHHVDRYENLFVVRSFSKFFGMPGIRIGYGIGHKKIVESLEAIRQPWCVNSLALIAAREALRDKEYIRKTKEYIRRERGQLSKLLKETGMFYVFPSETNFLLVKILKKEITAKKLKEKLAEKGILIRDCSDFPGLDKSYFRITVRNTEENLILLEMLKGILSTHV; this is encoded by the coding sequence ATGAATATGCACATTCATCCTAGGCAGCATGGTGGTGACGTATGGAGCTTATCAAGGAAATACAAAATTCCACTAGAGAAAATAATAGATTTTAGCGCACCCATCAACTGTCTTGGACCGTCTCCGAGAGCTGTAAGAGCCATCAAAAAATTCGCGGATATTGTGAAATTTTATCCTGATCAAAATCCGATGGAATTGAAGAGCGACGTATGCGACTATGTGAAGAAAATAAGTCCTGATAATGTCATATTGGGAAACGGATCTATGGAGCTGATATACCTTTTTGTTGAAGTCTTCGCCCACGGCCAAGAAGTCTTAATTCCTACCCCTTCCTTTACCGAGTATGAAAAAGCCAGCTTAGTAGCCTCCGCCAAACCGAAGCAAGTATGCATACTTCCAGATTTTTCTCTGAAAACAGAGGTCTTTAAGAGAAGGATCAGAGCCGACACCCGTTTAATGTTTATCTGCAACCCCCACAGCCCTTCTGGACAATTATTTAGCAAAGAGTCAATTCTAGATTTAGTTGATTTCTGTATCAAAAGAGATGTTTACGTCATAGTTGATGAAAACTATATAGACTTTGTTGATCCAATTGAGGATTATACGCTAGCTCATCACGTTGATAGGTATGAAAATCTCTTCGTGGTCAGATCCTTTTCAAAATTTTTTGGAATGCCCGGCATAAGAATAGGCTACGGAATAGGCCACAAAAAAATTGTGGAATCTTTAGAAGCCATCAGACAGCCTTGGTGTGTTAACTCTCTTGCTTTAATTGCAGCTCGAGAAGCATTAAGAGATAAAGAATACATTAGGAAGACCAAAGAGTACATTCGAAGGGAAAGGGGGCAATTATCAAAGCTTTTAAAGGAGACAGGCATGTTTTATGTTTTCCCATCTGAAACAAACTTTCTACTGGTAAAGATTTTAAAAAAGGAAATTACTGCTAAAAAGCTAAAAGAGAAACTCGCGGAAAAGGGAATTCTAATAAGGGATTGTAGTGATTTTCCAGGGCTTGACAAAAGTTACTTCAGAATAACCGTCAGAAACACCGAAGAGAACTTAATACTGTTAGAAATGCTTAAAGGAATCCTATCGACACATGTCTAA
- a CDS encoding glycosyltransferase family 2 protein codes for MQKRPLISVIIPVYNEELTVGNVIERVRKTVEMMDVPYEILVVDDCSTDNSPEVSKNKNVKVYQLKQHVGKGYALRLGFREAKGEIIVTLDSDGSHNPEELPRLLDPILNDEADLVIGSRFLNKANIFHNKLNKIGVRLFNSFIKMLTGKATTDSQSGYRVIRSAVLRGLNLRSEGYEIESEILMKVLKNGHRVKDVPIEFEQRTHGKSKLDPFKDGLKILKSILVAFVSG; via the coding sequence ATGCAAAAAAGGCCTTTGATTTCCGTGATAATCCCGGTCTATAACGAGGAGCTAACGGTAGGCAATGTGATTGAAAGGGTTAGGAAGACTGTTGAAATGATGGATGTTCCTTATGAAATTTTAGTCGTTGACGACTGTTCAACTGACAATTCTCCAGAGGTTTCGAAAAACAAAAACGTAAAGGTTTATCAACTAAAGCAACACGTGGGGAAAGGTTACGCCTTAAGGCTCGGGTTTAGAGAAGCAAAAGGTGAAATAATCGTAACTTTAGACTCGGATGGGTCACATAACCCAGAAGAGCTTCCGAGGTTGTTAGACCCCATATTAAATGATGAGGCGGATCTTGTTATCGGATCCAGATTTCTGAATAAAGCGAACATCTTTCATAATAAATTGAACAAGATTGGGGTTCGCCTTTTTAACTCTTTTATAAAAATGCTTACCGGAAAAGCGACCACGGATTCTCAGTCGGGATATCGTGTAATTAGATCGGCTGTTCTAAGGGGGTTGAATTTAAGGTCTGAAGGGTATGAAATTGAGTCGGAGATATTAATGAAGGTTTTAAAAAATGGACATAGAGTAAAAGATGTACCGATAGAGTTTGAACAAAGAACTCACGGGAAATCTAAACTTGATCCCTTTAAAGATGGTTTAAAGATTCTCAAATCGATTTTAGTTGCGTTTGTGAGTGGCTAA
- a CDS encoding glycosyltransferase: MDTEREFPPKVSLIITTFNNERTIDECLKSIFELNYPRDQLEVIVIDGGSKDSTAQIAGKYPAKVIVKPSNAPAAYNYAIKIAKGEIIAILDADVKVEKNWLNKLIKYLKDPQVAGVSGGIETWNYQNALSRCVGYDIKYRYRRLLKNNSVKRIATMNLLLKRKVLEDVGGFDESLPTQYDTDVCNKITGKGYKLIFEPNAKCYHFNRPTWREYFKQQLRYGKNTLRLYLRNPKLIRGDEITDFGMNIQPILLLITIASAILGLIFENTRFLLYVSVFILAFLIAYYIFCAVKISAFFKDFTAMLLVIVYFVRAAAWTLGGAATLFDTLRDGRARRIG; the protein is encoded by the coding sequence ATGGACACGGAAAGGGAATTTCCTCCCAAAGTGTCGCTAATCATTACTACCTTTAACAATGAACGAACCATTGATGAATGTTTGAAATCGATCTTTGAGCTAAACTACCCAAGAGATCAACTTGAAGTAATAGTTATTGACGGGGGATCAAAAGATTCAACAGCACAAATAGCTGGGAAATATCCTGCGAAAGTTATCGTTAAGCCTTCAAACGCTCCGGCGGCTTATAACTATGCAATTAAAATTGCAAAAGGAGAAATTATCGCGATATTAGATGCGGATGTAAAGGTGGAAAAGAACTGGTTAAACAAACTGATAAAATATCTTAAAGACCCGCAAGTAGCAGGAGTAAGTGGGGGAATTGAAACATGGAATTATCAAAATGCACTGTCAAGATGCGTCGGCTACGACATTAAATACAGGTATAGACGTCTTCTAAAAAATAACAGCGTTAAACGGATAGCAACAATGAATTTGCTACTGAAGCGAAAAGTTTTGGAAGACGTTGGAGGCTTCGATGAAAGTCTTCCAACACAGTATGATACAGATGTCTGCAACAAGATAACAGGTAAAGGATATAAGCTGATTTTTGAACCAAATGCGAAATGTTATCATTTTAATAGACCTACATGGCGGGAGTACTTTAAGCAGCAACTTCGATACGGCAAAAATACTCTCAGGCTTTATCTTAGAAACCCGAAGCTTATAAGAGGAGATGAGATCACAGATTTTGGGATGAATATTCAGCCTATCTTGTTGCTTATCACCATCGCATCAGCTATTTTGGGGCTAATATTTGAAAATACGCGATTTCTATTGTATGTTTCAGTCTTTATATTAGCTTTTTTAATCGCATATTACATATTTTGTGCGGTTAAAATATCTGCTTTTTTTAAGGATTTTACTGCCATGCTGTTAGTTATCGTTTACTTTGTTAGGGCCGCTGCCTGGACGTTAGGAGGCGCAGCCACGCTTTTTGATACGCTGAGGGATGGAAGGGCAAGACGAATTGGTTAA
- a CDS encoding glycosyltransferase family 4 protein produces MGGIGSYVYYLSNILASNGNFVYIVTKGYSEEAKKKLCEKIWIFKLKTFKTPLLELILFYRLSSKKLIEVSRRFSIDIAHVNLPLVPSFAVPKSLGKALVATVHSTWKGENEALKHESFLELNANEKIVRSCNHILRFFEYRLLKRSDEIIAVSKYTKKELLENYDLNANKINVIYNGVNVDKFKPSSNKDKIKKELGLNDDKIILYVGRLYCRKGLPTLLRAAPLILRKFKDVKFVISGKGFGSEEDRFRAFADRLKVGKNITFIGYFPDEKLPKLYQAADIFVLPSVYENLPFALLEAMATALPVITTNVGGIPEVIQDGKNGLLFNPFDFRGLADKVSYLLENPAFASEIGFSSRKTVEEKFDWRHIVKQVLKVYDKVLSKWSS; encoded by the coding sequence ATGGGCGGGATAGGATCGTATGTTTACTACTTATCTAATATTCTTGCCAGTAACGGAAACTTTGTATATATTGTAACAAAAGGTTATTCGGAAGAAGCGAAGAAAAAATTATGCGAAAAAATCTGGATTTTTAAACTCAAAACTTTTAAAACTCCGTTGCTGGAGTTAATCCTTTTTTATAGGCTTTCGTCTAAAAAATTGATCGAGGTTAGCAGGAGGTTCTCGATAGACATAGCGCATGTCAATCTTCCTTTAGTTCCAAGTTTTGCAGTTCCCAAAAGCCTTGGAAAAGCTTTAGTGGCAACTGTTCACTCAACATGGAAAGGTGAGAATGAAGCGCTTAAACATGAATCTTTTTTAGAGTTAAATGCAAACGAGAAAATTGTAAGAAGCTGCAACCATATTTTGAGATTTTTTGAATATAGGCTGCTTAAACGTTCCGATGAAATTATCGCTGTAAGCAAGTATACCAAAAAAGAACTTCTAGAAAACTACGACTTAAACGCAAACAAAATCAACGTGATTTACAATGGCGTGAACGTTGACAAGTTTAAACCCTCAAGCAATAAGGACAAAATTAAGAAAGAATTAGGATTAAACGATGACAAAATTATCCTTTACGTGGGTCGCTTATATTGCAGAAAAGGGTTGCCAACCCTTTTAAGGGCAGCTCCTCTTATCTTGCGAAAATTCAAAGATGTGAAATTCGTGATTTCAGGAAAAGGTTTTGGTAGTGAGGAAGATAGGTTTAGAGCTTTTGCCGACCGTTTAAAAGTGGGGAAAAACATCACTTTTATTGGATATTTTCCTGACGAAAAACTTCCTAAGCTATATCAAGCGGCTGACATTTTTGTGCTTCCATCAGTCTATGAAAATCTTCCCTTCGCGCTATTGGAAGCTATGGCAACTGCCTTGCCGGTGATAACAACTAATGTGGGTGGTATTCCAGAGGTTATTCAAGACGGCAAAAATGGGCTCTTGTTTAACCCTTTTGATTTCCGGGGTTTAGCTGACAAGGTTTCATATTTGCTTGAGAACCCCGCTTTTGCTTCCGAAATTGGATTTTCAAGTAGAAAGACTGTGGAAGAAAAGTTTGACTGGAGGCACATAGTTAAGCAAGTGCTTAAGGTTTACGATAAAGTGCTGTCTAAATGGTCCTCATAG
- a CDS encoding DUF362 domain-containing protein, translating to MEKTEKEEVIISKVEGQSLTDKLEETLQKIGFKGKGRVLIKPNMCMPEYMPGAVTSPKVIHYIVKLLKKTSEEVIVGESDGYNYSCDFAFEKTGIREAAEKAGGRTINLSRDRLIQVNLKGSRIRKLFLPKTLFEVDSVVNVPVMKTHEFTTYSGAVKNLFGLIPDRKRIFLHPYINEVLFWLYMLTKPITIMDALTAMERNGPTRGTPVEMNLILASKCPIALDMVATEIMGLDWKKISHLSYIVQKTKMDRRNVKVVGYKTEYLRRFATPEVDLPVKMQLKIYEYSLLTKLIFSRPELTKILQKIVIYYRNL from the coding sequence ATGGAAAAAACAGAGAAAGAAGAGGTTATAATATCCAAGGTTGAAGGCCAAAGCCTTACGGATAAGTTAGAGGAAACTTTACAAAAAATCGGCTTTAAAGGTAAGGGCAGAGTGCTGATAAAACCGAACATGTGCATGCCAGAGTACATGCCAGGCGCAGTAACAAGCCCTAAAGTTATTCATTACATTGTAAAACTGCTTAAGAAGACATCTGAAGAGGTTATAGTTGGAGAGTCAGATGGCTATAACTACTCATGCGATTTTGCCTTTGAAAAAACGGGAATCAGAGAAGCCGCTGAAAAAGCTGGCGGCAGGACCATAAATCTTTCAAGAGATAGGCTTATCCAAGTGAATCTTAAAGGATCCAGAATTAGGAAACTTTTTCTTCCTAAAACTTTGTTTGAAGTTGACTCCGTGGTTAATGTCCCTGTAATGAAAACCCATGAATTTACTACATACAGCGGAGCCGTCAAAAACCTTTTCGGATTAATCCCGGACAGAAAAAGGATTTTTCTCCACCCTTACATCAATGAAGTCTTGTTCTGGTTATATATGCTGACCAAACCAATAACAATAATGGATGCCTTAACAGCCATGGAGAGAAACGGACCAACCAGGGGAACCCCTGTAGAAATGAACCTCATTTTGGCGAGCAAATGTCCAATTGCCTTAGACATGGTCGCAACGGAGATTATGGGATTAGATTGGAAGAAAATTAGCCATTTAAGCTATATTGTTCAAAAAACAAAAATGGATAGACGAAACGTAAAAGTGGTTGGTTATAAGACGGAATATCTCCGTAGATTCGCTACTCCCGAAGTGGATTTACCGGTGAAAATGCAGCTGAAAATATATGAGTACTCTTTGTTAACAAAGTTGATTTTTTCACGTCCCGAGCTAACTAAAATTCTCCAGAAAATTGTCATTTATTATAGAAACCTATGA